The following coding sequences are from one Leptospira mayottensis 200901116 window:
- a CDS encoding aminopeptidase: protein MLELKFNSTRSKNKPKSKIKIRHTLILITLCFTFENCVGYLWHLGTGQLDILLKRRSIQSILQDANTKNELKTKLQQVETFREYGIKELALNSSSGFKSFVELDRKEIGWHVAACYPLKLESYTWWFPIAGTVPYKGYFDLEKAKEEEKELKEKGFDTRIRITSGYSTLGWFEDPIFSSQLNDTKPYEVASLVFHEMAHATVYFPGDSLFNESYASFVEEEGTFHFLESVEGKESPIKKEIFLKKIESQKLKKLLVSTADNLQKLYVSEISDREKLEGKKRILNEFKNILLSTKEEFKTIHTEKLASKNWNNEDFVGYLRYHSGSDFFRKEFEKADRNFTKFHDRMRSLIDLSNEERKKLLETAR, encoded by the coding sequence ATGTTAGAACTTAAATTCAATTCTACTCGTTCGAAAAACAAGCCTAAATCAAAAATCAAAATCAGACACACCTTAATCTTAATTACTCTTTGTTTTACTTTTGAAAATTGTGTGGGGTATCTTTGGCATTTAGGAACCGGACAACTCGACATTTTACTGAAACGACGCTCAATCCAATCGATCCTTCAAGATGCGAACACAAAGAATGAATTAAAAACCAAACTGCAACAAGTCGAAACGTTTCGAGAATACGGAATCAAAGAATTGGCCCTGAACTCGTCCTCAGGATTTAAAAGTTTCGTAGAGTTGGACCGAAAAGAAATCGGTTGGCACGTTGCCGCCTGTTATCCTCTTAAATTGGAATCCTATACGTGGTGGTTTCCGATTGCGGGAACAGTTCCTTATAAAGGTTACTTCGATTTGGAAAAAGCAAAAGAAGAAGAAAAAGAACTCAAAGAAAAAGGATTCGATACGAGGATCAGAATCACTTCCGGCTATTCCACTCTCGGTTGGTTTGAGGATCCGATCTTCTCTTCCCAACTAAACGATACGAAACCTTACGAAGTCGCCTCTCTTGTGTTTCACGAAATGGCGCACGCTACGGTTTATTTTCCGGGAGATTCCTTATTTAACGAAAGTTATGCGAGCTTCGTCGAAGAAGAAGGAACCTTTCATTTTCTGGAATCCGTGGAAGGAAAAGAAAGCCCGATCAAAAAGGAAATTTTTCTCAAAAAAATTGAATCACAGAAATTAAAAAAACTCTTGGTTTCCACCGCGGACAATTTGCAAAAATTATACGTTTCGGAAATCAGCGATCGGGAAAAACTAGAAGGTAAGAAACGCATTTTAAACGAATTCAAAAACATTCTTCTTTCCACTAAAGAAGAATTCAAAACGATTCATACGGAAAAACTCGCTTCTAAAAACTGGAATAACGAGGATTTTGTGGGTTATCTTCGTTATCATTCCGGCTCCGACTTTTTTCGAAAAGAATTCGAAAAAGCAGATCGTAATTTCACCAAGTTCCACGATAGGATGAGATCCCTTATCGATCTTTCGAACGAGGAACGAAAGAAATTACTTGAGACGGCCCGTTAA
- a CDS encoding S1C family serine protease, giving the protein MEFIRSLPKVVVFNGILLVVLTLVLIFPKDCSLSSLFSDKRPISLSKQKSAIEIQNSFRNVYHFVKDSVVSIRTKKSESITSPYHYFDFKSERPASFGSGFFVHEKGYIVTNYHVIEGAESIEVITSNGSVHAAKYVGSHERADIALLKIREGSGLRAVIFGDSDQIEVGDWAIAIGSPFGLERSFSVGVVSAKYREDLDETGQTHIQIDSMINPGSSGGPLLNIYGEVIGINRLIRSETGKNSGIGFAIPSNYALKIIRMIESNQGRHIRSAILGVMATIPLPDHRIALGIPGSWTGILVYDMEPLSSAELGGIKRYDFILEANGVPIKNINDLREQVGIVGLGGKLKLRIYREKSMLELLVKLIQK; this is encoded by the coding sequence ATGGAATTTATACGTTCACTCCCAAAGGTAGTCGTTTTTAACGGAATTCTTTTAGTAGTTCTGACGTTGGTTCTGATTTTTCCGAAGGATTGTTCGTTGTCTTCTCTTTTCTCCGATAAGAGACCGATTAGTCTCAGCAAACAAAAGTCCGCGATCGAAATTCAGAATTCGTTTCGAAACGTTTATCATTTTGTAAAGGATTCTGTGGTATCCATACGAACGAAAAAGAGCGAATCGATAACGAGTCCGTATCATTACTTCGATTTTAAGAGCGAAAGACCTGCTTCTTTTGGAAGTGGATTTTTCGTTCACGAAAAAGGTTATATCGTTACGAATTATCATGTGATTGAAGGTGCGGAAAGTATCGAAGTTATTACTTCCAATGGGAGTGTTCACGCCGCAAAGTATGTCGGAAGTCATGAACGTGCCGATATTGCACTTTTGAAAATCAGGGAAGGTTCTGGATTGCGAGCGGTCATATTCGGAGATTCGGACCAAATCGAAGTTGGAGATTGGGCGATCGCTATCGGTTCGCCATTTGGTTTGGAGCGTTCGTTTAGTGTGGGTGTCGTTTCCGCAAAATACAGGGAAGATTTGGACGAGACTGGACAGACTCACATTCAAATCGACAGCATGATCAACCCCGGAAGTAGTGGTGGACCGCTTTTAAACATTTACGGAGAGGTCATTGGAATCAATCGATTGATTCGGAGCGAAACGGGAAAAAACTCGGGGATCGGATTTGCGATTCCAAGTAACTATGCGCTGAAAATTATCAGAATGATCGAGTCCAATCAGGGTAGACATATTCGTTCTGCAATTCTCGGAGTGATGGCAACGATTCCTCTTCCGGATCACAGAATCGCGCTGGGAATTCCTGGTTCTTGGACAGGAATATTAGTTTATGATATGGAACCTTTGTCTTCGGCTGAACTTGGAGGAATCAAACGTTACGATTTTATTCTGGAGGCGAACGGAGTTCCGATCAAAAATATTAATGATCTGCGCGAACAAGTTGGAATAGTGGGACTTGGGGGCAAGCTCAAGCTCCGTATCTATCGAGAGAAATCGATGCTGGAACTTCTGGTGAAGTTGATTCAAAAATAG
- a CDS encoding pyridoxal phosphate-dependent aminotransferase: MRRNIVHSGADALIYEIRQIVAVAKKLEALGLQITYENIGDPILKGESIPDWMKEIVSNLVMKDKSWAYTATQGYEPTRKFLAQKVNERGGAQITADDLLFFNGLGDAVAKIFGFMRREARVLGPSPAYSTISSAEAAHSGYEHLTYNLLPEHNWMPDLEDMENKVRYNDSIAGILLINPDNPTGAVYDKILMKKIVSICEKYDLMLICDETYAHVNYSDHGPLHLSEVIGDKVPGMALRSISKEFPWPGGRCGWLEIFNKEKDPVFSRYIKSLLDAKMLEVCSTTLPQMAIPEVYSHPAFIPHLKKRNEKFKKRAHIATEYFAGLKGVKVVEPKGAFYLTVAFDDDVLNSAMKLNVENKKADEFIQPLLISAANDRRFVYYLLASTGICVVPLSAFCTLKDGFRVTLLEESEEKFDWIYRTLRDRIGEYIASV; this comes from the coding sequence ATGAGAAGGAATATCGTTCACAGCGGAGCAGACGCTCTGATCTATGAAATCAGACAGATCGTAGCCGTCGCAAAAAAGTTGGAGGCCTTGGGTCTTCAGATCACTTATGAGAATATAGGAGATCCGATTCTCAAAGGAGAATCTATTCCTGATTGGATGAAAGAAATTGTTTCCAATCTTGTGATGAAAGATAAGTCTTGGGCCTATACCGCCACACAAGGATATGAGCCTACCCGTAAATTTCTCGCTCAAAAGGTGAACGAAAGAGGAGGAGCGCAGATCACTGCGGACGATCTTCTATTTTTCAATGGATTGGGAGATGCCGTCGCAAAAATATTCGGTTTTATGCGACGGGAAGCCAGAGTTTTAGGACCGAGTCCCGCGTATTCCACCATTTCTTCCGCCGAGGCGGCACATAGCGGATATGAACACCTAACGTATAATCTCCTTCCGGAGCATAATTGGATGCCGGATTTGGAGGATATGGAAAACAAAGTACGTTACAACGATTCCATAGCAGGAATTTTACTTATAAATCCTGATAATCCTACTGGCGCAGTATATGATAAAATTCTTATGAAGAAGATCGTATCAATTTGCGAAAAATACGATCTTATGCTAATTTGCGACGAAACATACGCGCACGTAAATTATTCCGATCACGGACCTCTTCATCTTTCGGAGGTCATAGGAGATAAGGTACCGGGAATGGCGCTACGATCCATTTCAAAAGAGTTTCCTTGGCCGGGGGGACGTTGCGGATGGCTTGAGATCTTTAACAAAGAAAAAGATCCTGTTTTTAGCCGTTACATAAAATCGTTGTTAGACGCAAAAATGCTCGAAGTATGTTCGACAACGTTGCCTCAGATGGCGATACCCGAAGTATATTCCCATCCGGCTTTTATCCCGCACTTAAAAAAAAGAAATGAGAAGTTCAAAAAACGCGCACATATTGCAACGGAATATTTTGCAGGATTGAAAGGTGTAAAGGTGGTGGAGCCTAAGGGAGCGTTTTATCTTACGGTGGCTTTTGACGACGATGTTTTAAATTCTGCCATGAAGTTGAATGTGGAGAATAAAAAAGCTGACGAGTTCATCCAGCCACTTTTGATATCCGCCGCAAACGACAGAAGATTTGTGTACTATTTATTGGCTTCCACAGGAATTTGTGTTGTACCTCTGTCTGCGTTTTGTACGTTAAAAGACGGATTTCGCGTAACGTTACTCGAAGAAAGCGAAGAAAAATTCGATTGGATCTACAGGACACTTCGAGATAGAATCGGCGAGTATATCGCTTCCGTTTAA
- the murI gene encoding glutamate racemase, whose protein sequence is MKGPLKIGLMDSGMGGLSVLKGILKYDAELEVVYYGDLKNSPYGEKEASEIIELVRDVCKRLQEEHVNAILLACNTATSAAAQILRKEFSIPIFGMEPAIKPAILQNPGKKIALLATPVTQREKKLQRLKTELGAEELILPVSCPGLAGLVDKGEFDEAEKYLRPILKKLREENVENLVLGCTHYIFLKHIILKNFPNVRIYDGNSGTIKHLLSSLQVRQKVSNWSPASGAVYKLILNSDEEFHFRLATELLQSESEL, encoded by the coding sequence TTGAAAGGGCCGCTAAAGATCGGATTGATGGATTCCGGAATGGGCGGTTTGTCCGTGCTTAAGGGAATTCTGAAATACGATGCGGAATTGGAGGTCGTATATTACGGAGATCTAAAGAATAGCCCTTACGGAGAAAAAGAAGCCTCTGAAATTATAGAACTTGTCCGAGACGTTTGCAAACGATTGCAAGAAGAACACGTGAACGCAATTTTGCTCGCTTGTAATACGGCTACGTCCGCCGCCGCGCAAATTCTCAGAAAGGAGTTTTCTATTCCTATTTTTGGGATGGAACCGGCGATTAAACCGGCGATATTGCAGAATCCTGGAAAAAAAATCGCGCTTCTGGCAACTCCGGTCACGCAAAGAGAGAAAAAATTACAAAGGCTTAAAACGGAATTGGGAGCGGAAGAATTGATTCTTCCCGTTTCCTGTCCCGGTCTAGCTGGATTGGTGGATAAGGGAGAATTTGACGAGGCAGAAAAATATCTTCGACCTATTTTGAAAAAACTCCGAGAGGAGAATGTGGAGAATCTAGTTCTCGGATGTACACATTATATTTTTCTAAAACATATAATCCTAAAAAACTTTCCGAATGTGAGGATTTACGACGGAAATTCAGGGACAATAAAACATCTATTGAGTTCTTTACAAGTTCGTCAAAAAGTTTCGAATTGGAGTCCAGCTTCCGGGGCCGTTTACAAGCTTATCTTAAACAGCGATGAAGAATTTCACTTTCGATTGGCGACCGAACTTTTGCAATCCGAAAGCGAACTCTAA
- the lsa19 gene encoding adhesin Lsa19 → MIRLLIAILFFFIVCKPKAFESSDAVVTFLKGKASIVETGKELSPLANVTEKQSVKTDSDSVLDLTSKLGSFRLLGGSTATLAALNADNASFQVSEGNVLIKASKLTKGQSLFVDTPTVVAAVRGTQFWGRVNGKDETGTFAVREGAVEITRKSDNAKVLIEAGQAVDLRPGDRDLKTRAAAKEELAAMEQIDQMK, encoded by the coding sequence ATGATCCGTTTACTGATCGCGATATTATTCTTTTTCATCGTTTGTAAACCTAAGGCGTTTGAAAGTTCGGACGCAGTTGTGACCTTTCTTAAAGGAAAGGCCTCCATAGTGGAGACTGGCAAGGAACTTTCTCCACTTGCAAATGTAACCGAAAAACAATCCGTCAAAACGGATTCGGATTCAGTCTTGGATCTCACTTCCAAACTTGGTAGTTTTCGTCTATTAGGTGGAAGCACGGCGACTTTAGCCGCTCTCAATGCAGACAATGCTTCTTTTCAGGTTTCTGAAGGAAATGTTCTCATCAAAGCAAGTAAACTCACGAAAGGTCAGAGTCTGTTTGTCGACACTCCTACCGTAGTAGCGGCGGTTCGAGGAACTCAGTTTTGGGGGAGAGTGAACGGTAAAGACGAGACTGGAACGTTTGCGGTGCGGGAAGGGGCTGTTGAAATTACTCGTAAATCCGATAATGCCAAAGTTTTGATCGAAGCGGGACAGGCCGTAGATTTAAGGCCGGGCGATAGGGATCTGAAAACGAGAGCCGCCGCCAAAGAAGAATTGGCTGCCATGGAGCAGATTGACCAAATGAAATGA
- the purM gene encoding phosphoribosylformylglycinamidine cyclo-ligase, whose amino-acid sequence MEEKITYKSVGVDTEKGREFVQKIKRNVESTHGPRVLGGLGGFAGAYDVSILKKYNQPVLLSGTDGVGTKIELARLLNTFDTIGIDLVAMCVNDILVCGGEPLFFLDYIACGRLDIEKMDQIVAGIVHGCKLSNVALLGGETAEHPGTMKEDEFDLAGFVVGAVERDLMIDGTMIRPGDRILGLESSGPHSNGFSLIRKLLLKDGKDLPSDPEQVKFLKDYALKPTRIYVQSILKLLQKVPVKGMVHITGGGYQENVPRVLPKGSQAKFYKDKIPSGYFFEKIKRDYKLDELELFGTFNMGIGYMLVVSEEHVDITEEFLESTGESVHRIGEIVSGNREEVQFV is encoded by the coding sequence ATGGAAGAAAAGATCACATACAAAAGTGTCGGTGTGGATACTGAAAAGGGAAGAGAGTTCGTACAAAAGATCAAACGAAACGTAGAATCTACTCATGGTCCCAGAGTTCTCGGTGGCCTCGGCGGCTTTGCGGGAGCTTACGATGTAAGTATCCTTAAAAAATACAATCAACCCGTTCTTCTTTCCGGTACCGACGGTGTCGGAACAAAAATAGAACTTGCGCGACTATTGAACACTTTCGACACAATCGGAATCGATTTGGTTGCAATGTGTGTAAACGACATTCTCGTTTGCGGAGGGGAACCTCTTTTCTTTTTGGATTATATAGCATGTGGAAGGTTGGATATTGAGAAAATGGATCAAATCGTTGCCGGAATTGTTCATGGATGCAAGTTGTCTAACGTGGCTTTGCTTGGGGGAGAGACCGCGGAACATCCTGGAACGATGAAAGAAGACGAGTTTGATCTTGCCGGTTTTGTGGTGGGAGCGGTCGAAAGAGACTTGATGATAGACGGTACTATGATTCGACCGGGAGATCGGATTTTAGGACTCGAATCCAGTGGACCTCATAGCAATGGTTTTTCTCTGATTCGTAAGCTCCTTTTAAAAGACGGAAAAGATCTTCCATCCGACCCCGAACAAGTGAAGTTCTTAAAGGATTATGCTCTCAAGCCAACTCGAATTTACGTTCAAAGTATATTAAAACTTTTGCAAAAGGTTCCGGTCAAAGGAATGGTACATATCACCGGAGGTGGCTATCAGGAAAATGTTCCAAGGGTTCTTCCGAAAGGGTCCCAGGCAAAATTTTATAAAGACAAAATTCCTTCCGGATATTTTTTCGAAAAGATCAAAAGGGATTATAAACTCGACGAATTGGAACTATTCGGGACGTTCAATATGGGAATCGGTTATATGTTGGTCGTTTCTGAAGAACACGTCGATATTACCGAAGAATTTTTAGAATCTACGGGAGAGTCCGTCCATAGAATTGGAGAGATTGTTTCCGGTAATCGGGAAGAGGTTCAGTTCGTCTAA
- a CDS encoding sensor domain-containing diguanylate cyclase, whose amino-acid sequence MNFKKEYDLEKLVNNSIDLLSIVDLEGKVLLVNPAFERTLGWKEEELVGKNPFHLLHPEDKEITFQEFKKLNQGLPTFSFQNRYICADGNYKYFTWTASPDLHSGLIYVTGKDISEMIESNRKISQLAAELKVANDKLFEQASTDPLTKLKNRRAFNEDLNRLIHLAQSQGTSLSLLMIDVDFFKDYNDNFGHPAGDKVLIEIALLLTRTLRKCDVLARYGGEEFIIALPNASQTDSVEITERLIQTIREFSWEKRSITISIGISTLTFPLGGTLPVEDNACLTNLIESADRALYASKTEGRDRFTHFTEIHSPDRLNLSSFQ is encoded by the coding sequence ATGAACTTTAAAAAAGAATACGATCTTGAAAAACTCGTGAATAATTCTATAGATCTATTGTCAATAGTAGATTTAGAAGGCAAAGTTCTATTAGTAAATCCCGCTTTCGAACGAACTTTAGGCTGGAAAGAAGAGGAATTGGTTGGGAAAAACCCATTTCACTTGCTTCATCCCGAGGATAAGGAAATTACTTTTCAGGAATTCAAAAAATTAAACCAAGGTTTGCCGACTTTCTCTTTCCAAAATCGTTACATTTGTGCGGACGGAAATTATAAATATTTCACCTGGACAGCCTCTCCTGATCTTCATTCCGGTTTAATTTATGTGACCGGAAAGGATATCAGCGAAATGATTGAATCCAACCGCAAGATTAGCCAACTTGCAGCAGAACTCAAAGTCGCGAATGATAAGTTGTTTGAACAGGCTTCTACAGACCCGTTGACAAAACTCAAAAACAGAAGAGCCTTCAACGAGGATTTGAATCGTCTGATTCATCTCGCTCAAAGTCAGGGAACCTCCCTTTCTTTATTGATGATCGACGTCGACTTTTTCAAAGACTATAACGACAACTTTGGTCATCCGGCGGGAGACAAGGTTCTGATTGAAATCGCCCTCTTACTCACTAGAACCTTGCGTAAATGCGACGTTCTGGCAAGATACGGCGGTGAGGAATTCATTATCGCCTTACCGAATGCTTCACAAACGGATTCCGTAGAAATCACGGAAAGATTAATTCAAACCATCAGAGAATTTTCTTGGGAAAAAAGATCCATTACCATCAGTATCGGCATTTCAACTCTTACGTTTCCTCTCGGGGGAACTCTTCCAGTCGAAGACAACGCCTGCCTGACGAATCTGATCGAATCCGCAGATCGTGCGTTATACGCATCAAAAACAGAAGGACGTGATAGGTTTACTCATTTTACCGAAATTCATTCTCCTGATAGACTGAATCTTTCCTCTTTCCAGTAA
- the pyk gene encoding pyruvate kinase, with the protein MKIQNWKKTKIVCTIGPASSSEETILSMLKAGMDIARMNFSHGTHDSHKRIYDTLRKCEQTSGFPLGIMADLQGPKIRTGKLKLNSILLHKNQEIQIVPDADFQGDEHTIGCTYPNLIQDIKEGDKILIDDGKLVLKVIFKKSDSAILKVIVGGILWSNKGINLPGTPISAPALSEKDVEDLKFALSLGVDYVALSFVRTGADLESARSLLQGSEAGLIAKIERPEAIKNIEEIIERADGIMIARGDLGVEIETEKVPILQKELIYKLNQAGKPVITATQMLESMIENPRPTRAEASDVANAVMDGTDAVMLSAESASGHYPLESVEIMSKIIQETETINHIYEIHWNIKKTFLESERTALGNAAREIAHGIHAKAIVNFTRSGYSALITSEMRPKVPIYSFTPFATTARKMKLYRGVIPFVMPFFTRLEDMIAYMNQKLKEDEFLFPGNKVVILSGAPGTTVRSVDFLQIYQIH; encoded by the coding sequence ATGAAAATCCAGAACTGGAAAAAAACCAAAATCGTTTGTACCATCGGTCCGGCCTCTTCTTCCGAAGAGACCATACTTTCCATGCTCAAAGCGGGAATGGATATCGCTCGAATGAATTTCTCGCACGGAACTCACGATTCTCACAAAAGAATTTACGATACGTTACGCAAATGCGAACAAACCTCCGGTTTTCCATTGGGAATCATGGCCGACTTACAAGGTCCAAAAATTCGAACTGGAAAATTAAAACTCAATTCCATTTTACTCCATAAAAATCAAGAGATTCAAATTGTCCCCGACGCAGATTTCCAAGGCGACGAACATACGATCGGTTGCACATATCCAAATCTAATTCAAGATATCAAAGAAGGGGATAAGATCCTCATCGACGACGGTAAACTAGTTCTGAAAGTCATTTTTAAAAAGTCGGACTCCGCAATTTTAAAAGTGATTGTAGGCGGTATCTTATGGAGTAACAAAGGAATCAATCTTCCCGGAACTCCAATCTCCGCCCCCGCTCTTTCCGAAAAGGACGTAGAAGATTTGAAATTCGCACTTTCTCTCGGGGTAGACTATGTTGCACTTAGTTTCGTTCGAACAGGTGCGGATTTGGAATCAGCCAGATCTTTATTGCAAGGATCCGAAGCCGGATTGATCGCAAAGATTGAAAGACCGGAAGCGATCAAAAATATAGAAGAAATCATAGAACGCGCAGATGGAATCATGATTGCAAGAGGGGATCTTGGGGTCGAGATCGAAACGGAGAAAGTCCCGATCCTTCAGAAGGAACTCATCTATAAACTCAATCAAGCGGGCAAGCCGGTAATCACAGCGACACAGATGTTAGAATCAATGATCGAAAACCCAAGACCGACCCGTGCCGAAGCAAGTGACGTTGCAAACGCAGTTATGGACGGAACGGACGCAGTGATGCTCTCCGCGGAATCCGCAAGCGGTCATTATCCGTTGGAATCGGTAGAGATCATGTCGAAGATCATTCAAGAAACGGAAACCATCAACCATATCTACGAAATCCACTGGAATATTAAGAAGACATTCTTAGAATCCGAAAGAACTGCTTTAGGAAATGCCGCGAGAGAAATCGCTCACGGAATTCACGCAAAAGCGATCGTTAATTTTACAAGAAGCGGTTATTCCGCTTTGATCACTTCGGAAATGAGACCGAAGGTTCCGATCTATTCGTTCACTCCATTTGCCACCACAGCAAGAAAGATGAAACTCTATCGAGGTGTAATACCTTTCGTAATGCCTTTTTTTACAAGGTTGGAAGATATGATCGCATACATGAATCAGAAACTCAAAGAGGACGAATTTCTCTTTCCGGGAAACAAGGTGGTGATTCTTTCCGGTGCTCCGGGAACCACAGTACGTAGTGTCGACTTTTTACAGATTTATCAGATTCATTGA
- a CDS encoding histone deacetylase, with product MEKQLERIGLVYHPDYNIDLGPHIFPARKYQMIYDLVKQDRKLANLYVYKPEPAKDKDLALVHTKEFLKDFFSLKITERTQYSELPLTKQIVQSFVLAVGGTILATELTEKYKFVYHIGGGFHHSMPDRAEGFCYLNDAAIAVKLYQRTYPGRKILFIDLDLHQGNGNSVVFQEDSDVFTFSMHQENLYPKKEKSGLDIPLEEGTDDVKYLELLVESLRKIESDFKPDLIFYIAGADPFEGDSLGDLKLTLQGLRKRDKIVRDFVCALDVPAVILPAGGYAKDFYDTVTIHYNTIKVFAAD from the coding sequence TTGGAGAAGCAGTTAGAACGAATTGGTTTGGTTTATCATCCAGATTATAACATAGATCTGGGGCCTCATATATTTCCGGCAAGGAAATACCAAATGATTTACGATCTTGTAAAACAAGATCGTAAACTCGCAAATCTTTATGTATATAAGCCTGAGCCCGCTAAGGATAAAGATTTGGCATTGGTTCATACTAAAGAATTTTTAAAGGATTTTTTTTCTCTCAAAATTACCGAAAGAACCCAGTATTCGGAGCTTCCACTTACGAAACAAATCGTTCAAAGTTTTGTTTTAGCGGTGGGAGGCACGATACTCGCCACCGAACTGACCGAGAAATACAAGTTCGTTTATCATATTGGCGGTGGTTTTCATCATAGTATGCCTGACCGGGCGGAAGGATTTTGTTATCTGAACGATGCAGCGATCGCGGTTAAATTGTATCAAAGGACATATCCTGGTCGAAAAATTCTCTTTATCGATTTGGATCTTCACCAAGGCAACGGAAATTCAGTTGTATTTCAAGAAGACTCGGACGTATTTACGTTTTCCATGCATCAGGAAAATTTGTATCCTAAAAAAGAGAAGTCGGGACTTGATATTCCCCTTGAAGAAGGAACGGACGACGTAAAGTATCTGGAACTTTTGGTGGAATCTCTGCGTAAGATCGAATCTGATTTCAAACCAGATTTGATTTTTTATATCGCCGGAGCCGATCCATTTGAAGGAGATTCCCTCGGAGATTTAAAACTCACGCTTCAAGGACTACGAAAGAGAGATAAAATTGTCAGAGACTTTGTCTGTGCGTTAGACGTGCCTGCAGTGATTCTTCCGGCGGGAGGATACGCAAAGGACTTTTACGATACGGTGACGATTCACTACAACACTATCAAAGTATTTGCGGCCGATTGA
- a CDS encoding SpoIIE family protein phosphatase — MLGFSLRPEIIILDDDRDVGETLELILNKLGYQSVFFDSVEQGKQYFKRELNPIVFLDIHMPGTSGLEILPYFKSLEPKTQVIMMTGERDINNVVTSLTHKASDFLLKPFSIQTVQIAIQKAYDYYVILKEKDLREEVIMRDLRLASRVQGKIFSIPDLNPYKVEADVTPVSFVSGDFNVILKKEKSILLLLGDVEDHGVTSGLIALLMTTLAREEFKNSHDPSVILRRMNQELCLNIGTHSMTAACVILFPNEKKLVYARGGHPFPVHFHKEGFSFLNEKSGQLMGIVEDLDFPNYEMNFEDKDVIFLFSDGIINNLNHPLIEELNRIHKSGQDSVKRMKNALDDFVRSSIPLKEYRDDSSYILLEIS; from the coding sequence ATGTTGGGATTTTCCTTAAGACCAGAAATCATCATTCTCGACGACGACAGGGACGTCGGAGAAACTCTTGAACTCATCCTAAATAAGCTCGGATATCAGAGCGTATTTTTCGATTCCGTGGAGCAGGGAAAACAATACTTTAAAAGGGAATTAAACCCGATCGTTTTTCTCGATATCCATATGCCGGGCACGAGCGGTCTTGAAATTCTTCCCTATTTTAAGAGTTTAGAACCCAAAACTCAGGTGATCATGATGACAGGAGAAAGGGACATCAACAACGTGGTCACGTCTCTTACGCACAAAGCGAGCGACTTTTTGCTCAAACCTTTTTCGATTCAGACAGTTCAGATAGCTATTCAGAAAGCATATGATTATTATGTTATTCTAAAAGAGAAAGATCTGCGTGAAGAAGTTATCATGCGGGATCTTCGCCTCGCTTCCAGGGTTCAGGGAAAAATATTTTCGATTCCCGATCTGAACCCTTACAAAGTGGAGGCAGATGTGACTCCGGTTTCCTTTGTGAGCGGGGATTTTAACGTGATTCTTAAAAAGGAAAAGTCGATCCTTTTGCTTTTGGGGGACGTGGAGGATCACGGTGTCACTTCCGGACTCATTGCGCTTCTGATGACAACTCTCGCTAGAGAAGAGTTTAAAAATTCCCATGACCCGTCTGTTATCCTTAGAAGGATGAACCAAGAACTTTGTTTGAACATTGGGACTCACAGTATGACTGCCGCCTGCGTGATTCTTTTTCCGAATGAAAAGAAGTTGGTTTATGCCAGAGGCGGGCATCCTTTTCCGGTTCATTTTCACAAAGAAGGATTTTCATTCTTAAATGAAAAGTCGGGTCAACTAATGGGCATTGTGGAAGACTTGGATTTTCCGAATTACGAAATGAACTTCGAGGATAAGGATGTAATCTTTCTTTTTTCCGACGGAATCATAAACAATCTCAATCATCCCTTGATCGAAGAATTGAATCGAATCCACAAGTCGGGTCAGGACTCTGTTAAACGTATGAAAAATGCTTTGGACGATTTTGTTCGTTCTTCGATTCCTTTGAAAGAATATAGGGACGACTCTTCTTATATTCTTTTAGAGATTTCTTGA